In a genomic window of Sulfoacidibacillus ferrooxidans:
- a CDS encoding manganese catalase family protein, protein MWVYEKKLQYPVRVSTCNPRLARYLLEQYGGADGELAAALRYLNQRFTIPDKVVGLLTDIGTEELAHLEMIATMVYKLTKDATIEQMQAAGLGEHYANHGMSLFYENAAGNPFTATYIQSKGDPIADLYEDIAAEEKARATYQWLIDLTDDVDLKDSLAYLRQREIIHAIRFREAVEILKDYQDEKKMY, encoded by the coding sequence GTGTGGGTGTATGAGAAGAAACTGCAATATCCAGTAAGAGTCAGCACATGCAATCCGCGCCTCGCTCGTTATTTACTCGAACAGTATGGAGGGGCAGATGGTGAACTCGCCGCCGCACTCCGGTATTTGAATCAGCGCTTTACCATTCCAGACAAAGTAGTGGGATTGCTTACCGACATTGGAACAGAAGAATTGGCACACCTCGAAATGATTGCAACTATGGTATATAAGCTGACAAAAGACGCTACGATCGAACAAATGCAAGCGGCAGGACTTGGCGAACACTATGCCAATCACGGCATGTCACTTTTTTACGAGAATGCCGCAGGCAATCCCTTTACCGCCACATACATACAGAGCAAAGGCGATCCCATCGCTGATTTGTATGAAGATATAGCGGCTGAAGAGAAAGCTCGCGCAACCTACCAGTGGCTCATCGACTTAACTGATGACGTAGATCTCAAAGACAGCCTCGCCTACTTGCGGCAACGTGAAATCATTCACGCCATCCGTTTTCGTGAAGCGGTTGAGATCTTAAAAGACTATCAAGATGAAAAAAAAATGTACTAA
- a CDS encoding creatininase family protein, translating to MYMHELNMTSFTDFAQRVDTVLIPIGMIEAHGPHCSLSTDILIPREFVRRLNPLIGDRVLMAPEIPYGHSFGLAPFAGTIDIPGEVFGAYVFEVAKAYLKQGMQNVVLFNGHGGNMSSLSLVSEKLADHGATVLTINWWVDYRAEIVKYAPVTGHAGEDETSAVLAIDPALVDMRLGVSNHTITTPSNLKMKDMGKQSYPQAYSGHAGAATAEKGEQIYTALLPKIIADIEQMWKYSR from the coding sequence ATGTACATGCACGAGTTAAACATGACATCATTCACCGACTTTGCCCAACGAGTCGACACCGTTCTCATCCCGATTGGCATGATCGAAGCGCATGGCCCACACTGTTCACTATCCACAGATATCCTGATCCCGCGTGAATTTGTACGCCGTTTAAATCCACTCATTGGTGATCGCGTGTTAATGGCACCTGAAATCCCATATGGCCACTCCTTTGGACTCGCTCCTTTTGCAGGTACCATCGATATTCCTGGTGAAGTATTTGGTGCCTACGTCTTTGAAGTGGCCAAAGCGTATCTCAAACAGGGGATGCAAAACGTGGTCCTGTTCAATGGGCATGGCGGCAACATGTCGAGCCTCTCCCTAGTCAGTGAAAAACTGGCCGATCACGGTGCCACCGTCCTTACGATCAACTGGTGGGTCGATTATCGCGCAGAGATTGTCAAGTATGCACCCGTTACGGGCCATGCAGGCGAAGACGAGACGTCTGCTGTCTTAGCCATTGATCCAGCACTCGTCGACATGCGCCTTGGCGTCTCCAATCACACGATCACCACACCATCGAATCTTAAAATGAAAGACATGGGCAAACAGTCCTATCCGCAAGCATATTCAGGCCATGCAGGTGCTGCCACCGCAGAAAAAGGCGAGCAGATCTACACCGCCCTACTTCCAAAAATCATCGCCGATATCGAACAAATGTGGAAGTACTCACGATAA
- a CDS encoding rod shape-determining protein has product MTLQITIDLGTSHFRAGLAGEQRIISEPCTIARKENGKLIIGAEAERMVGRHPDSVTVTHPFYGGSVKDFDGTVAVLKYIVEQLIPNKWARRFDITLAVPNMLTPVERRALQEAARMAGARRVELFDTLVAAAIGANLPIDQPTGCLLVSLGAGSTEVALLSLGGIVDSRRVSIGGRTVDEEIMNWVRRELAFLIGVHTAENLKCQSDTTAETPSFAVKGRHLETGLPQEIKIPSTVVKDSLVNYYETIVSLIVQTIEACPPELVGDIMDRGIVLVGGGANEVNVLKHLTFRTEVPIIVADVPETCVIRGLMRAKRTSGRVGSSKSGSKIPSLFANLSMDKQSWREQVQKLIGKS; this is encoded by the coding sequence TTGACACTTCAAATAACGATTGATTTGGGAACATCACACTTTCGCGCAGGACTTGCGGGTGAGCAAAGGATCATTAGCGAGCCATGTACGATTGCACGCAAGGAAAATGGAAAGCTCATTATAGGTGCAGAAGCGGAACGCATGGTGGGACGCCATCCGGATTCAGTCACGGTTACCCATCCTTTCTACGGGGGATCGGTAAAGGATTTTGATGGTACGGTCGCTGTGTTGAAATATATTGTTGAACAATTGATTCCTAATAAATGGGCGAGGCGATTTGATATCACGCTTGCCGTACCCAATATGCTCACTCCAGTCGAACGTCGAGCGTTACAAGAGGCGGCACGTATGGCTGGTGCACGGCGTGTCGAATTATTTGACACACTCGTTGCGGCAGCTATTGGGGCGAATTTGCCAATCGATCAGCCAACTGGTTGTTTACTGGTGAGTTTAGGTGCGGGTTCTACTGAAGTTGCCCTCTTATCGTTAGGCGGCATTGTAGATAGTCGTAGAGTGAGTATCGGTGGGCGCACTGTGGATGAGGAAATTATGAATTGGGTGCGAAGAGAATTGGCTTTTTTGATTGGAGTTCATACGGCGGAAAACTTAAAATGCCAGTCTGATACTACGGCAGAGACTCCGTCGTTTGCTGTGAAAGGGCGTCATTTGGAAACAGGATTGCCACAAGAAATAAAGATCCCAAGCACGGTTGTGAAGGACTCGTTGGTCAATTATTACGAAACGATCGTCAGTCTCATTGTGCAAACGATCGAGGCCTGTCCACCTGAACTGGTAGGCGATATTATGGATCGTGGCATCGTGCTTGTAGGCGGCGGTGCCAATGAAGTGAATGTATTGAAGCATCTGACATTTCGCACTGAAGTGCCTATTATCGTTGCGGATGTCCCAGAGACGTGCGTGATTCGTGGCTTGATGCGCGCAAAGAGGACAAGTGGTCGTGTAGGATCGTCAAAGTCTGGATCGAAGATCCCGTCACTTTTTGCCAATCTATCTATGGACAAGCAATCATGGCGTGAACAAGTACAAAAACTGATAGGCAAGTCATAA
- a CDS encoding MFS transporter: protein MAVSLKQPFSESPAYRWLIFGTVVIGTFMVNVDSSIVNVALPILQEQYKVSTGILQWVISGYLLVITAILPVIGGISDRVDRKKMFIAGVSVFTLGSILCGTAAGIEQLILYRLIQALGGAVIMGNVMSIVAYTFPAGQRGRPLGLISSVVAIGTIVGPAVGGLLIASAGWRSIFWVNAPFGVISVLMSIFVLRRISSNKNMAEFDWIGSSWFILAMMSLLLFISNGTDWGWLSLWSVGSLVVSILSWFWFVRRSLHIKMPLIELSLFRSARFTIGNFAGYLSYVMIMFPAILLPLFLRQVLHEPIGSIGLLLTPQSIVMIVFAPLGGWLSDRIGPRWPTVAGMALTAGALGLMALLGRGSSYGEIVLDQALFGAGLGLFTSPNNVVVLESVPVEKTGLTGSLLATVRNFGRVTGVAFAVLLLETQVGSRAVYPTAMFLRGFHLVFVAGLLLGVLGTVMVSLRGSVPSQQESLHPSRS, encoded by the coding sequence ATGGCCGTGTCATTGAAGCAGCCTTTTTCGGAGTCGCCGGCTTATCGGTGGCTCATTTTTGGGACGGTCGTTATCGGTACATTTATGGTGAATGTAGATAGTAGTATCGTCAATGTCGCTTTACCAATCTTACAGGAACAGTACAAGGTAAGCACGGGGATTTTGCAGTGGGTGATCTCTGGCTATTTGCTGGTGATTACAGCGATTTTGCCTGTGATCGGGGGGATTTCGGACCGCGTCGATCGCAAGAAGATGTTTATTGCTGGGGTTTCCGTGTTTACTTTGGGTTCGATTCTTTGTGGGACGGCTGCAGGTATCGAGCAGCTCATCTTATATCGGCTGATTCAAGCGCTCGGTGGTGCGGTGATCATGGGTAATGTGATGTCCATTGTGGCATATACGTTTCCAGCCGGTCAACGGGGACGACCTTTAGGGCTGATCAGTAGTGTGGTTGCCATCGGCACGATTGTTGGACCTGCTGTAGGTGGGTTACTGATTGCAAGTGCGGGGTGGCGATCGATTTTCTGGGTCAATGCGCCGTTTGGCGTTATTTCTGTGCTGATGAGTATCTTTGTATTGCGACGGATATCATCCAATAAGAATATGGCTGAATTTGATTGGATTGGTTCTAGCTGGTTTATTCTTGCCATGATGAGTTTGTTGCTGTTTATCTCCAACGGAACGGATTGGGGGTGGCTGAGTCTTTGGAGTGTCGGCAGTCTTGTCGTCAGTATTTTGAGTTGGTTTTGGTTTGTCAGACGTTCTTTGCATATCAAGATGCCGCTGATTGAATTGAGCTTGTTTCGTTCGGCCCGGTTTACAATCGGTAATTTTGCTGGCTATTTATCGTATGTGATGATTATGTTTCCAGCTATTTTATTGCCCTTGTTTTTACGTCAAGTCCTGCATGAGCCGATTGGCAGTATTGGGTTATTGCTCACGCCACAGTCGATTGTCATGATTGTATTTGCGCCACTTGGCGGTTGGCTCAGTGATCGCATCGGGCCGAGGTGGCCGACGGTTGCCGGGATGGCATTAACTGCTGGTGCGTTAGGGTTGATGGCGCTTCTTGGTAGAGGGTCTAGTTATGGGGAAATTGTGCTGGATCAGGCGTTGTTTGGTGCGGGATTGGGGTTATTTACATCGCCCAATAACGTGGTCGTGTTAGAGTCGGTCCCTGTTGAAAAAACAGGATTAACGGGTAGCCTTTTGGCAACGGTCCGCAATTTTGGACGGGTGACTGGTGTTGCGTTTGCTGTCTTACTATTAGAAACGCAAGTCGGCTCGCGCGCAGTGTATCCTACGGCTATGTTTTTGCGCGGATTTCATCTTGTCTTTGTAGCTGGACTTTTGCTTGGGGTGCTTGGCACCGTCATGGTTAGTTTGCGGGGAAGCGTACCTAGCCAACAGGAGTCCTTGCACCCCTCGCGTTCGTAA
- the fdhF gene encoding formate dehydrogenase subunit alpha produces MQTVHFTLNSEPQEAPTGTRILDYMIEQGIEHPHICYSEVLGPIQSCDTCMCEVDGKVMRACSTLLVDGMHIVTDSDVARGAQHEAMDRILENHLLYCTVCDNNNGNCKVHNTAEMLEVTHQTRPYRPKEYEKDLSNPFYRYDADQCILCGRCVEACQDLQVNETLSINWESDMPRVLWDGGKPIDESSCVSCGHCVTVCPCNALMETSMLGQAGFMTSIGDDMLEPMIDLVKAVEPDYQTIFAVSEVEAAMRETRTKKTKTVCTFCGVGCAFDVWTKGREILKIEPSEEAPVNSISTCIKGKFGWDFVNSDQRLTSPLIRKGDVFVEATWDEAYDLIAEKMGAIKRTYGGDAIGFISSSKMTNEENYLIQKMARQVFETNNVDNCSRYCQSPASDGLQQTGGIGGDTATIEDIAGAGLVILVGCAPAEGHPVLATRIKRAHKLHGQKLISVDLRRHEMADRADLFIRPKQGTDFVWLSAVAKYIVDQGWHDQAFIEQHVNFFDEYMKLLATYTLDYAQEMTGISKDTLIELATSIHEADGTAICWGMGVTQNIAGSHTSAAIANLLLLTGNMGRRNAGAFPLRGHNNVQGAADMGTMPNIFPGYQSVTDDDIRHKFEEAYGVDISAQPGLDNISMLLGVQRGTLKAMYIAGEDMAWVDSNANHTQEMLAKIDFLVVQEIFLTTTAQFADVILPGAPSLEKDGTFTNTERRVQRLYQALEPLGEAKADWMILTELAKRMGHDWGYQHPSEIFAEMASLTPFFSGCDYDVLAGWNSFHWGSPDGSNTPVLYLNGFHFPDKKARFALTDYIPSETYPAEFDLALDNGRLLEQFHEGNLTNKSAGIQHKLPEVFVEVSTELAEERGVKTGTLVRLESPYGAIKLRALVTDRVKGTTLYVPMHSASHEHAINVLTGNSVDVRTHTPAYKQMKVRMHILEVEGKNPLPKNNPRNAQRTPQVGVQVERKWASDRYEPIAAVNEPLHRGPQHG; encoded by the coding sequence TTGCAAACTGTGCATTTTACATTAAACTCTGAACCACAAGAGGCGCCGACAGGAACCAGAATCCTTGACTATATGATCGAGCAGGGGATTGAACATCCGCATATTTGTTATTCTGAAGTACTCGGGCCTATTCAAAGTTGCGATACTTGTATGTGTGAAGTAGACGGGAAGGTTATGAGAGCTTGCTCTACGCTTCTCGTAGATGGCATGCATATTGTCACTGATTCAGATGTTGCGCGCGGTGCGCAACACGAGGCGATGGACCGCATTTTAGAAAATCACTTACTGTATTGCACGGTGTGTGATAACAATAATGGGAACTGTAAGGTACATAACACAGCAGAGATGCTTGAGGTTACGCACCAAACAAGACCTTATCGTCCAAAAGAATATGAAAAAGATCTGTCCAATCCATTTTATCGTTATGATGCAGATCAGTGTATTCTTTGCGGGCGCTGTGTAGAAGCTTGTCAGGATCTCCAAGTGAACGAAACACTGAGTATCAATTGGGAAAGTGATATGCCACGCGTGCTGTGGGATGGTGGCAAGCCGATTGATGAATCTTCTTGTGTCTCGTGTGGACACTGTGTGACTGTGTGCCCATGTAATGCACTGATGGAGACGTCGATGCTAGGACAAGCCGGTTTTATGACAAGCATTGGCGATGACATGCTAGAGCCGATGATTGATTTGGTTAAGGCGGTTGAACCGGATTATCAAACCATTTTTGCGGTCTCTGAAGTAGAAGCTGCGATGCGCGAGACGAGAACGAAGAAAACGAAGACGGTCTGTACATTCTGCGGTGTTGGGTGTGCATTTGACGTTTGGACAAAAGGTAGAGAGATTCTCAAAATTGAGCCGAGTGAAGAAGCTCCGGTCAACAGTATTTCTACATGTATAAAAGGAAAGTTTGGATGGGATTTCGTCAATTCAGATCAGCGTCTCACATCGCCTTTGATTCGCAAAGGGGATGTATTTGTCGAAGCTACATGGGATGAAGCCTATGACTTGATTGCAGAAAAAATGGGCGCTATCAAACGGACCTACGGTGGGGATGCGATCGGCTTTATTTCTTCATCCAAGATGACAAACGAAGAAAATTATTTGATTCAAAAGATGGCGCGCCAAGTCTTTGAAACGAATAACGTGGACAATTGCTCGCGGTATTGCCAATCTCCTGCATCTGATGGGCTGCAACAAACAGGGGGCATTGGTGGAGATACTGCGACGATCGAGGATATCGCTGGTGCAGGGCTTGTGATTCTTGTCGGTTGTGCGCCAGCTGAAGGACATCCAGTGCTGGCCACTCGGATTAAACGTGCGCATAAGTTGCATGGTCAAAAATTGATTTCTGTCGACTTGCGCAGACATGAAATGGCAGATCGTGCCGATCTCTTTATTCGCCCTAAACAGGGGACTGACTTTGTGTGGCTGTCGGCCGTTGCAAAGTACATCGTGGATCAGGGATGGCACGATCAAGCATTTATCGAGCAGCATGTCAATTTCTTTGATGAGTATATGAAGCTTCTGGCGACGTACACGCTTGATTATGCACAAGAGATGACAGGAATATCAAAAGACACGCTCATTGAGCTTGCCACATCGATCCATGAAGCGGATGGAACAGCTATTTGTTGGGGTATGGGTGTGACGCAAAACATCGCAGGCTCTCATACATCTGCGGCGATTGCTAATCTGTTGCTGTTGACCGGCAATATGGGTCGACGCAATGCCGGAGCTTTTCCTTTGCGCGGTCATAATAACGTGCAAGGTGCAGCGGATATGGGTACAATGCCGAACATTTTCCCGGGCTATCAATCGGTAACAGATGATGACATTCGCCATAAGTTTGAAGAGGCATATGGTGTAGATATTTCTGCACAACCTGGTTTAGACAATATTAGCATGCTCTTAGGTGTGCAACGCGGTACGCTAAAAGCGATGTATATTGCGGGTGAAGATATGGCATGGGTTGATTCAAATGCCAATCACACACAAGAAATGCTTGCTAAAATAGACTTTTTAGTGGTTCAGGAGATCTTTTTGACGACGACGGCTCAATTTGCAGATGTTATTTTACCGGGTGCGCCTTCGCTCGAAAAAGACGGGACATTCACGAATACGGAGCGCCGCGTGCAGCGCTTGTATCAGGCTTTAGAGCCACTCGGAGAGGCAAAAGCGGACTGGATGATCTTGACGGAACTTGCGAAGCGGATGGGTCACGACTGGGGATATCAACATCCAAGTGAGATTTTTGCAGAGATGGCTAGTCTCACGCCGTTTTTCTCAGGCTGTGATTATGATGTATTAGCTGGTTGGAATAGTTTTCACTGGGGTTCACCTGATGGTTCTAACACACCGGTTTTGTATTTAAATGGGTTCCATTTTCCAGACAAAAAAGCGAGATTTGCTTTGACCGATTACATTCCTAGTGAAACGTATCCTGCTGAGTTTGATCTAGCGCTTGACAATGGTCGCTTATTGGAGCAGTTTCACGAAGGCAATTTAACTAATAAATCAGCAGGTATACAGCATAAGTTGCCAGAGGTATTTGTCGAAGTTTCTACAGAGCTAGCTGAAGAACGCGGCGTCAAGACGGGGACACTGGTGCGCCTGGAGTCGCCTTATGGTGCAATTAAACTACGCGCCTTAGTGACTGATCGCGTTAAAGGGACTACGCTCTATGTACCGATGCACTCGGCTAGCCATGAACATGCGATTAATGTTCTAACAGGCAATTCTGTTGATGTACGCACGCATACACCTGCGTACAAGCAAATGAAAGTGCGCATGCACATACTAGAAGTAGAAGGTAAAAATCCGCTACCCAAAAATAATCCACGCAATGCACAGCGAACACCGCAAGTGGGTGTTCAGGTGGAACGGAAATGGGCAAGTGATCGATACGAACCGATCGCCGCGGTCAATGAACCGCTTCATAGGGGGCCTCAGCATGGCTAA
- a CDS encoding DUF1641 domain-containing protein: MAKLIQQIERVAQTPEQLEEQSLQELLLMLTQNKDSLVETMKIVQELHESGILEAMYSLLQAKEKVAKILVNQTLRPEATTMVNNAMNVAGVLTKIDPEVSSKLMNSVVVGLDGAGETLNHSHKTGVFELAKSLNDPDVTKGLSFMLAFLKGFGKELSRN; this comes from the coding sequence ATGGCTAAACTGATTCAACAGATCGAACGGGTGGCACAAACTCCCGAACAGTTGGAGGAGCAGAGTCTACAGGAACTTCTTTTGATGCTTACGCAAAACAAAGATAGCCTTGTTGAAACTATGAAGATTGTGCAAGAGTTACATGAAAGTGGTATCTTAGAGGCAATGTACTCACTTCTTCAAGCGAAGGAGAAAGTGGCGAAGATTCTCGTGAACCAGACGCTTCGTCCAGAAGCGACCACGATGGTCAATAACGCGATGAATGTAGCTGGTGTATTGACAAAGATAGACCCGGAAGTGTCAAGTAAGTTAATGAATTCTGTCGTTGTAGGCTTAGATGGAGCTGGTGAAACGTTGAATCACAGTCATAAGACGGGCGTTTTTGAACTAGCAAAATCTTTGAATGATCCAGATGTCACTAAAGGACTCAGTTTTATGCTGGCTTTCCTTAAAGGATTTGGCAAGGAACTCTCGCGCAACTAG
- a CDS encoding glutathione peroxidase: protein MSIYDYPVKTITGEEVSLAKYEGQMLLIVNTASSCGFTPQYRGLQHMHQRFSQSGFSVLGFPCNQFMHQESGSEKDILAFCERTYQVTFPLFSKIDVNGDHAHPLYVYLKKQAPGFLGTTSIKWNFTKFLVDRHGYVIKRYAPFMRPQSLYGDISRFLKMD from the coding sequence ATGAGTATCTATGATTATCCTGTAAAGACGATTACAGGTGAGGAAGTCTCCCTGGCGAAGTATGAGGGACAGATGTTATTGATTGTCAACACCGCAAGTTCCTGTGGATTCACTCCGCAATATCGTGGTTTGCAGCACATGCATCAACGGTTTAGTCAAAGTGGTTTTTCTGTTTTAGGGTTTCCTTGTAACCAATTCATGCATCAAGAATCGGGTTCAGAGAAAGATATTCTTGCATTTTGTGAACGAACGTATCAAGTAACATTCCCTTTATTTTCTAAAATTGATGTTAATGGCGATCATGCGCATCCCTTATACGTGTATCTAAAAAAGCAGGCTCCGGGGTTTCTCGGGACTACATCCATTAAGTGGAATTTCACAAAATTTCTTGTCGATCGACATGGCTATGTCATTAAACGTTATGCGCCATTCATGAGGCCACAATCCCTTTATGGAGATATTTCGCGTTTTTTGAAGATGGATTAG
- a CDS encoding M20 family metallopeptidase: protein MLSYLLARETEMEQTLITLMQAESPSTDKSLVDQCGQVLQAEFTRLVGGSVTRISQTHTGDCYRCTYGEGDEQILIIGHFDTVWDQGALSIEKRDGILYGPGAFDMKGGLTVALYAIHALAANHVTGNRKVVFLATSDEEIGSHASRELIEAEAKKSVCVLVPESSIPPNGDIKTARKGIADFTITVKGIPSHAGHDPRAGANAIEELALQIADLRQLTDIDAGISVNVGLISGGTRVNVKAEHAQAGVDLRFMTKEQGEAVAHKIMNRTPYIAGTTITVTGGINRYPLERTAQGVDLFVQLQSIAHAHGYEVNEGLSGGGSDGNFTAALGIPTVDGLGPVGDGAHARNEHVVVANLPYRAALLADFLRTNIHR, encoded by the coding sequence ATGCTAAGTTACTTACTAGCACGCGAAACAGAGATGGAGCAAACACTAATCACGCTCATGCAGGCAGAGTCCCCATCGACCGACAAATCACTGGTCGATCAGTGCGGACAAGTACTTCAAGCAGAATTTACTCGATTAGTGGGCGGCTCTGTGACTCGTATCTCGCAAACGCATACAGGAGACTGCTATCGTTGTACATATGGAGAAGGAGACGAGCAAATCCTGATCATCGGTCATTTTGATACGGTATGGGATCAAGGCGCACTCTCCATCGAAAAGCGCGATGGCATCCTCTACGGCCCAGGCGCGTTTGATATGAAAGGTGGCTTAACAGTTGCCCTTTACGCCATCCATGCGCTTGCTGCAAACCATGTGACAGGTAATCGTAAAGTCGTTTTTCTAGCCACCTCTGATGAAGAAATCGGGTCACACGCCTCGCGCGAACTCATTGAAGCAGAAGCGAAAAAAAGTGTTTGTGTCCTTGTCCCAGAATCAAGCATTCCACCAAACGGTGACATCAAGACAGCGCGCAAAGGCATCGCAGATTTTACTATTACCGTCAAAGGCATTCCCTCTCATGCCGGACACGATCCAAGAGCTGGCGCAAACGCCATCGAAGAACTAGCGCTACAGATCGCTGATCTACGTCAGTTAACCGACATCGATGCAGGGATTAGCGTCAACGTCGGCCTCATATCCGGCGGAACGCGCGTCAACGTCAAAGCCGAGCATGCACAAGCAGGAGTAGACCTGCGCTTTATGACCAAAGAGCAGGGAGAAGCTGTCGCACACAAGATCATGAACCGCACACCGTACATTGCAGGTACGACAATTACAGTCACAGGTGGCATTAACCGCTATCCACTAGAACGCACAGCACAAGGCGTAGACTTATTTGTACAACTGCAAAGCATCGCACATGCACACGGTTACGAAGTCAACGAAGGACTTTCAGGCGGTGGAAGCGACGGCAACTTCACCGCAGCACTTGGCATTCCGACAGTCGATGGATTAGGACCTGTGGGCGATGGTGCACACGCGCGCAACGAGCACGTAGTCGTCGCAAACCTTCCCTATCGCGCCGCATTACTTGCCGACTTTTTGCGCACAAACATACATAGATAA
- a CDS encoding EAL domain-containing protein has product MDIQVYESDAFFIARHLFFADFDYWKERFKVYLWEIQHAEILPNGRLVIGDRIDVSELERQSSLLWIRDIIYHDRLRMMYQPIVQVKKRQIELLGHEFLVRGLTENGETIPAYTLFEAAKSQDQIFQLDKACRLAAIQAAQKAPSDSLFFINFIPTAIYDPEHCLQTTVAAIEKTSLQPEQFIFEVVETEKVEDVDHLKRILQFYRKKGFRYALDDVGQGYHPLDAILDLHPDIVKLDRAFVSHVDEEIDKQQVAIRLAELAKEMNITILAEGIERQEEGLWLEQHGYQWQQGYFYGRPNHSFKKKGEYNEYL; this is encoded by the coding sequence ATGGATATACAAGTATATGAATCAGATGCTTTTTTTATTGCGCGGCACCTATTTTTTGCGGATTTTGATTATTGGAAAGAGCGTTTTAAAGTTTATTTATGGGAAATACAACATGCGGAGATACTACCAAACGGTCGCTTAGTCATTGGTGATAGGATCGATGTATCTGAACTTGAAAGGCAATCTTCACTATTGTGGATTCGAGATATTATCTATCATGATCGATTGCGCATGATGTATCAACCGATCGTTCAGGTGAAAAAAAGACAAATTGAGTTATTGGGACATGAATTTCTGGTGAGAGGTCTTACTGAAAACGGGGAAACAATCCCTGCTTACACTTTATTTGAAGCGGCAAAATCACAGGATCAGATCTTCCAATTAGATAAAGCTTGTCGGTTAGCAGCAATCCAGGCAGCACAAAAGGCTCCGTCTGATTCTTTGTTTTTTATTAATTTTATTCCCACTGCCATTTATGATCCGGAGCATTGTTTGCAAACAACGGTGGCAGCTATAGAAAAAACATCGTTACAACCAGAACAATTTATATTTGAAGTTGTAGAAACTGAAAAAGTTGAGGATGTCGATCATTTAAAACGTATTTTACAATTCTATCGCAAGAAGGGTTTTCGGTATGCTTTAGATGATGTAGGGCAAGGTTATCATCCATTGGATGCGATTTTGGACTTGCATCCAGACATTGTAAAATTAGATCGTGCATTTGTATCTCATGTAGATGAAGAAATAGACAAACAACAGGTGGCTATACGTCTGGCTGAATTGGCAAAAGAAATGAATATCACCATACTGGCTGAAGGCATTGAACGGCAAGAAGAGGGTTTGTGGCTCGAACAGCATGGCTATCAGTGGCAACAGGGATATTTCTATGGTAGGCCGAATCATAGCTTTAAGAAAAAAGGGGAGTATAATGAGTATCTATGA